The genomic segment AGTACATGATCTGGAGTGGTTGTAAGACCCCGCAACTTGGGTGTACGCCCATGGCATGTGGAAGCGCCAAAAAATGTATCAACAAGGCATATCTCGAGTAGAGTTGATTCCTTTTCGGGGAATATCCCGGTAACGATTGCCCTGGCCCCAACGGGTACGGGCCCTCCCTGGTAGAGGTTGACGACGTACTGGCCAATGCACGGAAGGCGGCGTTGTAACCTTGATACTGTATTGGGTGATTTCAGCGAAGggtatttatcaaattcgGCCGAATAGACTGAGTCCAGATCGCTAGTGCTGTATGTGCTGGGCGTGGGTTGGTGCTCGCGAATGAACGAATCGTGAAGCCTTGCTATTTCAGCAATAGTGGCGCTTGGAAGTGCAGAATACCCGCCGGATACGAACTTTAATATCTTGAAAGGCTGTTCTTCGCACCAGGCCACGATATTCTTTCCCAAATGTATTGCGTGATCCCTCCCCATGTGCGCTTCAGGGTCCAATGAATTGGTAACGTATTGGAACACGTTGGCAGCATTAATTCTAGACGATTCGTTACGAGAGATGTAATCAAACAGTTGAGGGAACAATCTTTTGTATTCTTTGAGCGCTTTAAAGGCGTCGTGGGAGTATATGCAGCTATAACAGCACGGCCTGTCGGAGCTTGATTCGCTGTATTTGCTGGCAGAATTGGCATAGCCCGGCAAACATAAAATCCCGGTAATTCCTTCATTTGAGTGCGATTTATTCCAAGTACACAAGCCCATTCCTATGTCATGCCGGATCCCATTGAGGTTTATTTCAAGGCTGCCCAAGATTAGCTCGCCTACATGCGATGTAATCCCCGCCTTAGCACACAAAGTTTCGAATCCGTACCACTTAGAATTCTTAGAAgaaatcaaaattttcagagCCATTGCCTGCAGCCAATGGTGCCTGTCCCTCGCGTCAGAAAACGCGTCCTTATCGGCTCTATTGGAGCCGCCGGAAAAAAATGTCGCTATGGCGCCCTGCTCGCTGATCGACAGCTTCCCTACGCTTCCAAAAAGTGGACCGTCTCTTATCAGTACGACTTTGCATCCATCCAAATTGCTTAAACTCGGCTGTGATGATTTTTGCTTGGCCACAAATCTGGCAAAGGAAATATTGTGGTATTCAACGCCCCCGTAGGGGCCTAGGTTTCTGTCTATCCGGCGGAAAGAGATAAAAGTATTTTCTATAGCGTCGGGACAATCTTGGTTGGTCCTGAATATATCAAGATCCACACTGAACAAGGAGGCCAAAAAGTCGATGGCGCCTGTGGAAGGAGTGGACTGAAGGCAAATACCTTGAACGTGGTATTGGAATCGCAACTGTTCGGCAACCTTCTCATAGTGATCTGGGTCAGTTTGTGTGAATTTGCGGTGGCTAAGGTTGAATGTAACGCTGGGAgtgaatattttgtaaaCCTGAACCAATGAGGGATAGGGGTAGCCAACGAGGGCGTGCTGGGATATTTTGCCACGGATGATTGGCTGGGGGTAAATGTACATGCTCTCATGTTGAGAGGGCCTCGAAAATACGTTGACGCCCTTGCTAAACTGGAACTGGTGTCTAAGCTGGGCGATGCTAGGGAACCAAAAACTGTTCACAGGACTTGATTCCACATAGCGCATAGTGTTGTCAAAGTGGCCATTTATCCCAGGATTTCGAAATTTACGCTTGATAACTTTGCCGCTATTGCACTGAAAAATTAGATGGGCCTGGCCAAATTCATTGCGCTGTTCATCCGCTTTGTCGAGAGGATGACATTGCAATGAATTGTGAATAATTTGCCTTATCAAGGTTGGATCGATAGTGGGCAGGAGTGTAACCCCTCCCCAAGGCACCAAAGTATCGTCCATATCCACGTCGAATTGCGTTGGGAAGTAACTTTCAAGTCCAGACTTTGGATCTGTAATCAGTGCTTCCAGCTGTTTTGGTAGCAAGTAGCTTGACTTTGGCGGGAGGACCGACAGGAGCTGCTCAAAGGGCGTACAGGGATGTCCCAATTCAAACTTGATACCAAGTGCCTTAGATAGTCTCTTGCATTCGGTTTTCTGGATAGTACGTTTGAGTATCTTTGACATGTCCTGGGCCAGGGGTGGGTAGGGGCACGGGAGGTACCAATTCCAGTCGGGTACGCATCTGTAGTAGTAATACAAGACCCACTGTATCCCaatcaaatattgtttGACTATTTCCTCCCTAGATTGCTCATCTGTGAGGCCCATTTTGGCATAATAGTACCTGCTAGCCCACTGGTCAGGAGTGGTTGCGGGTTTGGGAAACATTCGCGAATATGTCGTATAAtccttttcaattttatgcCGGGCTGTGTCTATCAAGGTTGGTTTGTGCTCATTGGGATCTCTTAGTTTTTCTAGTATTTGTTTTGTCTCTACCCTGCAGTATTTGTCCAAGAAGTTGCAAAAGTTGCGGAGGTCTATTTCACCACAATCAATCGTGAGCCAAGGGTTTTTTTGGTTTTTTCCCACATGTTCTCGGTATAATTTCATCAGAATCGTTAATCCTCTGTTAGGGATCTGTACAAACTTTAAGTGAGGAAGGAAATCATTGCCCACAAGCAAGCAGATGAGGATAAAATCATCGATAGCCCTTGATATAAAGGGCTCTTTCAGCATGTGCACGGGTAATAATTCACGAGCCAAATATTCGCGTAGCACCCGTATGTGCAGCAGCACAAAATTGTCATCCTTAGGTAATAACCgatatgttatattatttttcatcATATTGGTGAAAATTATAGATTCACGAAGTAGACAAATGTGTGGTTCATGAAAAAGTAAAGATAGCATAATCAGGTCTGCATCTAATCCATATATGCAGTGTGATTTGATCGATTGGCCCTTAGTGTTGCGGATGTATTCGGCTATTTTGTGCTCTCCTTCACCTGGCACATTGGCTCCAGACACTATCACCTTTAATTTAGACCAATAAGTATCTGCCTTGATCATTTTTGCGACATATTTCTCTATTTGAGTGGTAAATTCATGCATAAATTTCGTGCCAGGGGTTATGCATGTAGGATCGAACACAAAACCATCCTTGCCCCTAACTGGGTCGTCGTAGCCGTTAGCAAAGTATTTCGCGCATTCTTCATTCAAATTAGCTCTCTGTTCTGATTCCGCAACGCTTCTAAAGCGCCGAGTGCGCTGCTGATTCATCTTGGCCTTGGGGGCCACTCCATCCACCGCCAAATATAACAGTTTTTTAGGCTTAGCCAAATTAACTAtctttgttatatattggAATATAGATAACCATATGTCGCCTAGCGAAGATATGTCACGGCTGAATTCCTTATTCGAATAGGCACAAATGTGGACTATGCCATTCATGTCAAGGTAAAGGGCATCAAAGGGGAGTGTAGAATCAGAGTAAAATTCAGATAATGCGGCTTCGTTGTCCGAAAATGATCTTGATATTTGTTGACAAATGAGCGGATAGCGTTCTGCGATGTAACGAAAAAAATGACCCACGCCCATTTGTACAAACGACTGTCCCAACTGCTAATTAAGTTATTGTCAAATTGGGCGTAAAGTCTACCACTAAAGCCTGGAGTGCTACTGTTTCTAAAAA from the Babesia microti strain RI chromosome I, complete genome genome contains:
- a CDS encoding XRN1, SEP1, KEM1, 5'-3' exoribonuclease 1 (overlaps_old_locusTagID:BBM_I03485); the protein is MGVGHFFRYIAERYPLICQQISRSFSDNEAALSEFYSDSTLPFDALYLDMNGIVHICAYSNKEFSRDISSLGDIWLSIFQYITKIVNLAKPKKLLYLAVDGVAPKAKMNQQRTRRFRSVAESEQRANLNEECAKYFANGYDDPVRGKDGFVFDPTCITPGTKFMHEFTTQIEKYVAKMIKADTYWSKLKVIVSGANVPGEGEHKIAEYIRNTKGQSIKSHCIYGLDADLIMLSLLFHEPHICLLRESIIFTNMMKNNITYRLLPKDDNFVLLHIRVLREYLARELLPVHMLKEPFISRAIDDFILICLLVGNDFLPHLKFVQIPNRGLTILMKLYREHVGKNQKNPWLTIDCGEIDLRNFCNFLDKYCRVETKQILEKLRDPNEHKPTLIDTARHKIEKDYTTYSRMFPKPATTPDQWASRYYYAKMGLTDEQSREEIVKQYLIGIQWVLYYYYRCVPDWNWYLPCPYPPLAQDMSKILKRTIQKTECKRLSKALGIKFELGHPCTPFEQLLSVLPPKSSYLLPKQLEALITDPKSGLESYFPTQFDVDMDDTLVPWGGVTLLPTIDPTLIRQIIHNSLQCHPLDKADEQRNEFGQAHLIFQCNSGKVIKRKFRNPGINGHFDNTMRYVESSPVNSFWFPSIAQLRHQFQFSKGVNVFSRPSQHESMYIYPQPIIRGKISQHALVGYPYPSLVQVYKIFTPSVTFNLSHRKFTQTDPDHYEKVAEQLRFQYHVQGICLQSTPSTGAIDFLASLFSVDLDIFRTNQDCPDAIENTFISFRRIDRNLGPYGGVEYHNISFARFVAKQKSSQPSLSNLDGCKVVLIRDGPLFGSVGKLSISEQGAIATFFSGGSNRADKDAFSDARDRHHWLQAMALKILISSKNSKWYGFETLCAKAGITSHVGELILGSLEINLNGIRHDIGMGLCTWNKSHSNEGITGILCLPGYANSASKYSESSSDRPCCYSCIYSHDAFKALKEYKRLFPQLFDYISRNESSRINAANVFQYVTNSLDPEAHMGRDHAIHLGKNIVAWCEEQPFKILKFVSGGYSALPSATIAEIARLHDSFIREHQPTPSTYSTSDLDSVYSAEFDKYPSLKSPNTVSRLQRRLPCIGQYVVNLYQGGPVPVGARAIVTGIFPEKESTLLEICLVDTFFGASTCHGRTPKLRGLTTTPDHVLSLQPFVTWDSAFPFLDSALGQGGAPQPVAQPTI